ATTTGAtagagaaattttatttaattagaaaccAAGGTTTAAGGTGTTGCGACATGAATCACATTCACATACATTTTGTTCAAACGGAAATTATTTAGCATATTGGTTTTGATTATAGATTGATAAgtgttttataaaagtataataaaatattaaataaataaatatttttaaaaaaaagagatacatgttaatctttcaaaaCCGCTTGTAGAATTAAAAGATACACTCTCACTATACTAAATTCTAATCCTTTATGTTATGCTTATATTCTTTTCACTTTGGTTCAAATCATGTTATCTCCATCTCCTATTTctaatattgtattaaaaacatagttattaaatgtttatataaaatttaaatattgctttggttgaaatagtaaaattcaatgTTCTTTggttcaaaattcaaatattattatgtgtaaatattttattgatttatacaaatataaaacattcaTATTAATATAACTTACTTTGTAATAAgaatgtattttaataatttttcaactaaattaaaactcgATTCATAAGtgacactaatttaattaaaaattttatcatagtAGAGATGAGggaataaaatctaaatttccaaattcaatttttctaaaatgaactatttctaaaatattaagagaggtagaaaatattatatatttataaaatgttattCAATACACAATTAGTGTTTACTCTCCAATATTGAATGAATGATACTTGTAAGAATTTGTAATGCCCCATTGTTAGAGAAGTTTGTGGGTCTATTTGTTTTGTGTCAACTGATATTAATgttcatttaattttgattcgGTTTGAAATttagacttaaaattttattcaaatttattcatttgtataaataattatttcaatctcattttcctactcatattatttttattttttgaaaactatttatactatttttgtaatagcccaattttcagtagtgtctgAAACAGTGGTTCAAGTCCATTAAATTTGACAAGTgagcttgtaaattttattatatagtgttTATGAGTCGATTTTGAATTTAGGAAGGCTTATGAATTAGTGAATTATGCTTTAgaaatatttgttagattaattggttttgaaaacgaggtatcgagacctcgattttataaaccgggctgtaaatatttttataaatatttacggagtgtcattaaggtagtaataaagttttgttagaaaattttatcgttttgatagttaattaattaaaaatgactaaattaaaaaaataaaaaacttgctaaagtgattaaatagcataaatggtaaataagggaggactaaaagggaaattagaCACCCAAGGAATGGCTGAGGCTgcataagcaaaaaaaaaaatcttggaattaggtgatttaagggtaaaattgtaaatttggtaaaattaagcttaaataaaaagaaatctaaagatTTCTAGGCAATTCTTCTTCAATTCTCAGCCAAAAACAGCTATTAGAGAGCTTCTTAAGCtggttttatattttacttcatgtaagtttaattcttgcttctcttgaaatttttatgtttttgagacttttacaattaggtctaactatctaattcattagtttttaattctatgggtaattttgaaagttaccattgatgattctggtttttatgattaattaacatggatttgaagttttaattttttatatgaatattttatcaagtaatttcaatagaaattgattttaggaccaaattgtgaaaaagattaaatattagggtttgatattaaattttgtttattaaaggCTGTGTAATagcttataatatttagataaagtgttaattgagaaaaaatatctcatttgatgagttaattggtgagggactaaattgcaaaaattgtaaaagttgggtaattgtgtaatttcaaattttgaggggtataaattgtgaagtggactgaaattgaaatatatgctaatgaatgaaaaattttacattctagACCAAGAGCTTGTAGATCAACGAGAAAAAGGGAACTTAGCCGAGTAGTCTCTTAACTATTATCAATTTACAATCCAACCCAGGTAAGTCCATATGGTTAAATTttcatgattattttttaatttaggaatggtataatatatttattcatattttttgttgaaattaagattattgtaaaagtatgaaaattgaattgaatgtttaaaacgAGTAGAATGCAAGATTGAGTACGATCGTTCCGTGGCAAagaatgaattgacggataaggctatggttggaccatgacaatgtttaaatgtaagaccatagctgggttatggcattttaatgaaaagaccataactgggttatggcagtatagatacatgtgtaagaccatagctgggctatggcattctgatgataagaccataactgagttatggcactacaaatgtaagaccatggcagggtcatggcaatgcatgtgtaagaccatagttggactatggcacaaaaagaacgatgtactcatattcGTAAGCCGTTCTTCGATTCagaaagaaatggtaagagacttatgtgattgaattgaaagatttatagattattattgatattgatctgaaggaagtgtgtttattgattattttgtatttaacagggaaaaatgtatgatttatttacaatttaatttattatattatactaaGTTTGATAATATCAATGTTTAacctattgaacttactaagcttcattaagcttactcgtgttgtttaatgttcttgtagattaacgtgTAATCGGAAGATCGGACCAACACATCAAGCTACACTATCCAGtttattttggtagtttttgcaatgtaaattttggtttatatggcatgtatagggttggtttGGCAATGACatagtttgaattgtggttgtgaatattaaatgtttgTATGCATGTAATTAgtagtaaaatttgataaatcaatgaaatgagttaaataggtataaaatttgataaatcaatgaaatgagttaaataggtaggtataagtaaataaaatatttgtgatgttatgtCATGTTGAGAACATGTTTTAGCTTGTATTGATTGCTTGGTTGGGATATATTGGTGTATGTGAATGTTGAGTGCAGGTTAAtgtcaaaatgggtgagaaaagtagccttaaaatggcttattttcgttcacacgggcagagacacgagcatgtgtcccctacttctaagaaaatttttgaaattttgagaaaaattccctaagtacccggtttagtcccgattcacttctaaggtgaatattgggccttgaaggtccatctaagggacaatatgagtgttatataattgattcttaatatgtgtaacaaaaGTTGGGAAATGTCCGTATTTAATTCGTAAAGttcggtaatactccgtaaccctgtttcgataacggataagggttaggggtgttacaatttttatttaatatatttacttttttatatttttcattcattaaaaaatatagaggcaacttaacatttttttaatatttacattataatattatatattagtatatatttaatttttatgtgtatatataatatataaaataacatgctataatatattacaaacttaaaaatggaTCGGGCTTGAGTTTTGAATATTTGAGCCTGAGCCCAACCCATATATTAAGCCGATctaatttttttgcccaaacctaaTCTTCGAGTATAATATTTTCACTCAAGCCCTTCCAAATTTTAAGCAAGTTGTCGGGTTTGTGCGGATAGCTCAACCATCTATCCATACTTGGATACTTCACATGCCCCACACCATAGAGACAGCATTGTCATGACACCATCAACCTTGAGTgaaaatagggttttttttaactCATCAAGTAGGGTTTAATAAATGAGATGCATTTGTTTTTAGGGAAATTAGTTGGTACAGTGCTAATAGAGATTTTAGATTCAATAAACAGGGTTAGGGGATTGACAAGTACCTTATAAGGGtataataaaagattaaaaaatagagaCACTTGCTAATTTTTTAAGCctatttgtgaaataaaaaaagagtagATTGTTGGTGTACCAAATACTCactcttattttaatttgtttaatattttcttaacaCACATGACACCATTTCACTCTACTTCTGAAGTTTTTACTCACAATGTAGTGAATAATTTTCCATAAAGATAttccttttcaaaaaaattgttttacctatgcataaaataaaataaatatatgtataaattaaaaaaatagatgagGTGAAATTGAAACTTTATTTagttaatagtaaaaataacgTTGAAGATTAGATTAAATCTTAGCGCAAAAATCTAAACttccaaattattatattaagagTTAGACCATTTCAGATGAAATCTTACTACACAAATTACGATATAAACAGTTGGGCAAATCTTAGTTCCAAATTGCTATATAAACAGTAAGGTAAGGTTATCGTACTCAACAACTCCATCTCTTCTGGTTTATATTCGAATAGGAAAATTGCTTGAAATGTCCTAAAATTAACTACTCTCATTTCCTTctctagaaaaaaaattcaactctCATTTCCTGCTCTAGaaagaaacaatgaaaatgAGGTTAAGAGCAAACTTTATTTTGGCTACTGTTGTCAACCTATGGATGGTCCACACAGTGGCTAGTTTATGGAACATAGGTATCAGCCATGGACGTCATGCTAACTCTCGGTTCCTTCTTGACAATGGGGTTTCTCGGACCCCTCCTATGGGGTATTATTTAATTCTCTCACTTTAGCCTTCAAAGTGTTGTTGAGTGAGATTAGATTTATTAACCCAGGCTGATTTTGGTTGCAGATGGAATAGCTGGAATCACTTTTGGTGTGGTATAAATGAGAGTGTTGTAATGAGTACCGGTAAGCTTCTCAAATGAATGAATccattactattttttattaattgtagATATGCATACATGAGACCACCACAACACTCTAAAATTACTTCCATTTTCTGACTGTTTCACCTTTTATTACTTAGACTAATTAATTCTGCCTTGATTTCCTAACTCAATTTATATACTAGACTGCACATTAATGAACCGTCTTTTACTTAACAAGAATTGTCTACACAGTTGTTCTGAATAGGTCCAACCCTGGAATTCTTGAAATTACACTATAGACTTCTTATTGGAACACAGATGTTTCAAATTTGAAGACCACGTTGTTTTCTTTCCTTGAATATGTCCTAATCTTGGCACACTGACTTTTCAGTTTGAAATTCTTACTGCAAACTTCTCCATTTGGTCTTGGTTTTGACATAAACCCAGACTTCCAATCTTGAAATTGTTGAAATCAGAAATCTGGGTTTAATGTTAGGATTTGAGCTGATAGCTTTCATATTCCTTTTAACTCGGGTTTTTATAatgttctcttttttttccatgAACAGCCGATGCTCTTGTTTCAACCGGTTTGGCATCACTTGGGTACAAGTATGTAAACCTTggtatgtatttaaaaaaacaagaagtctttcttatttctttgttGATTTTGTTGACAATAACCAACAAATCATACTTGGTGATTTCATGAATTTTTACTAATCTTTTTTACTGTGATTGTGAAATCAGATGACTGTTGGGCTGAATCGGAAAGAGACGAGAATGGTAAGTTAAGGGGCAAAGCCTCTACCTTTCCTTCAGGCATCAAGGCCCTTGCAGACTACGTTCATGCTAGAGGCTTGAAGCTTGGGATATATGCTGATGCTGGGTAAACATCCATCcccctgttttttttttaaatttttttattgtctaaattttttgttttgcttgtaCAACAAATGTATGTTATaatagaatatgaaaattttaaactttgttCAATTTCCACAGTAATAGAACCTGCAGTAACCAAATGCCTGGCTCTCTTCATCATGAATATGAAGATGCAAAAACTTTTGCTCAATGGGTGGGTATCCTTAATCTTTGGGGCATATAATTTGCTTAAACGACAGGGTTTTGGTTAATATGGGGCTTCGTTTTGTAGGGAGTTGATTACATCAAGTACGACAATTGCTACCATGATGGTACAAGAAATCGAGAGAGGTAGAATCATCCTATTATATGGAGCATGTATTTACGATATagttatttcatatttttcctttttactttTTGGAAGATATATTGCCATGGGCCACGCATTGCAGAAAATTAAACGGCCAATTCACTTCTCTTTATGCGAATGGTACGTGTTTATTTGATTGCTTATATCAgttttatcttaaaaattaagaactGAGTTCTTACAACGCAATTGTATTTTCCTTAGGGGACAAGAAGATCCAGCAAAATGGGCTGGTGCCTATGGCCATTCTTGGAGGACAACAGGGGACATTAATGATACCTTTGCAAGGTCTATTGCTTTTCATCTATGTATTCATTTATATCCAAATTTTATGGCAACCATTGAATCGTTTAcctttttgctctttttcaGTGTAACTTGGATTGCAGATTTAAACAACCGTTGGGGGAGATATGCTGGACCTAGCAGGTGGAATGGTAGTAACTGCTAAATTTTAAccattgtttttaatatttattttgataaatttaaatactatttcACTAATTCAATCCATAATTCTAATTCAATTAGATCCTGATATGTTGGAAGTGGGCAACGGAGGGATGACCATGGACGAATACCGGTCTCATTTTAGTATTTGGTCTCTTATGAAGGTTTGTCTATTCATTGTAGCCTTCATATTCTACCTTGCACGTACTCTATTGAGATTGTATATGTAAATGTTGTGTTTCCAGGCTCCTCTTCTCATTGGATGCGACCTTCGATCTGTAAGCAACAGGACCCTAAGGATCCTTGGGAACAAAGAAGTGATTGAAGTAAATCAAGACTCACTAGGAGTTCAAGGGAGGAAACTACGATCCAAAGATGGCCTAGAAGTATGGGCAGGGCCATTATCAGACAACAGGGTTGTGGTAGTGTTATGGAACCGAAGCGAATTGAGGGCTCTTATAACTGCTGCGTGGAGGGATTTTGGACTCTCTCCCAACACACCAGCCATTGTTAGAGACTTGTGGAAGGTAAGCCTCAGAGTTGCATCTgatttgagtttttaaatgaATCTGTTGTGACTATTTATGATGTCTGTATTGCAGCACAAATATGTTTCCATGAATAAGCTCGATAGATTGACGGCATCCGTAGCTCCTCATGCTTGCAAGATGTATGTTCTGACACCACTCCAAAGTTGAAGGAGGCTATCACTTTATTGAACTTTTAGGAtagtttagcatttttaatttttgtccaTAGCCCCCTTTGgatcttttttttccttattgaGTGTTGAGGGAGAATCTAGTAAATGcaaaataaatgatttcatctgaagtaaataaaattcaattatatttgAGTCAGGGTATGATGAATCGATTTTAATTCGATGTCTTGTGATATGAGCAAAGTACATGATCTTGTCAGCTATAGAAACCAACGTGTTGTTACCCGAAAAGCAAGTTACTTGGCTCTGGTAAAGTCGGTGGTTGCCTTTAGAACTTGCTTTGTAAGACTTGACCTATTTCATGAAATAGTATGCCAGCAGCTCCATGTTGCTGAGACTGAAattcaaagaattttcttgCTGAAACTTGACCAGCTTAGATCATTTCAgggttcatttttatttataagtttcgACTTACTAGAAACCAACCTCCAAGCAAATTGCGGCACTTTTACTTTGGGCCCAATAGGCATTTATGGAGGGTGAATTCCTTTTGTTCTCATGCATTTCCCTCGTGTTTTTTGGAAATTGGTAACAGCGTATCATCCATATTATTGAAAGTAACGTGCAACTGATTGGCACTGcattttgaagcagataaaaGGATGTAAATTTATGAAGGCTGTAGTATGAccagtaaataataaaatccaaaagACAAAGCACTATCAAGGAAAGCAACCTCTCTGTTATCTATATTTGTAAATTACATGTATATTCTAATGGATTACATACAAGGAAATTATGGAAAGCTGCCGGGTCAAAAACGCCCCTTGTTCCATGGATTTATGCCTCTTCTccaagttaaaagaaaaagggtttttttttttttttggcatacTCTTCTTCCTAATTTACAAGCAAAAATGTtgtcaaaataaaacattaaaagtaaCCTGTTTGATTAAGCATATCAGAGGACTTTTTACATACATctatgaaaagaaataaaattgagcttttatgaaaaaatatttgtaagggtcaaaaaacaaaataatgctTGCACACCTTACACTCTTCCTTTTTCTCTTGAAATTAGTTTTAGGGACAGAGGCGAGAGTATCACACATAAGAAAAGCATGACATGGAAAGCGTAACAGGCAGTTCCAAACCTGCGACCCTAGAAACCTGGCCCCCCTTCCCAATTTTCCTGCTTTTTCCCCGCTTATGGTGGTCCCCACCACATATCCCACCACGTGTCTCCGATCTTATGTGCCATGTGTCATCAGATCATCGGTGTCCACTTGGCTCTATATGAGCCTAACAGCCAGCAAGCCAGCCACTCCCCCTCCACCCTCCCCCCTCCCCCCTTATAACATCAAGTCATCAATGTATctcttaatttctcaaattttttttttttaatttccatctACCTTAGGCTCAATACTCTTCAACTCCGCAAATTCATGAGAACTGGGAATATAACATTGAACCAAAGCTGACCAGCAAAATAATGGAGAGCACAGATTCATCGTCGGCGTCCGCGCACCCGCAACTCCCACCGGGGTTCCGATTCCACCCGACCGACGAAGAGCTGGTTGTTCACTACCTCAAAAAGAAGGCCGCCTCTGCTCCTCTGCCTGTTACAATCATAGCTGAAGTTGATCTTTACAAGTTTGATCCATGGGAGCTGCCAagtacatatatgcatatacgaaaatttatatttgaccATGTTTACATCCATCAAGTACTAGTCTTTGAATTGTAGTATAACTTTTGTAGGTAAGGCAACTTTCGGGGAGCAAGAGTGGTATTTTTTTAGTCCTAGAGACAGGAAATATCCGAATGGAGCGAGGCCTAATAGAGCTGCAACTTCTGGTTATTGGAAAGCCACTGGGACCGATAAGCCGATTGTAACTTCAAATGGAAATCAAAAGGTTGGGGTTAAAAAGGCTCTAGTGTTCTATAGAGGTAAGCCTCCCAAAGGGATTAAAACGAATTGGATCATGCATGAATATCGCCTCATCGACAACAATTCCACTTCCAAACCTCAAATTGTTGATCTTCCCAACAGGAAAGCTTCTTTACGGGTATGTATAGGGTTATCCCATCTGTTAAAAGTTCCATAGAACTAAAGATCCATATTCATATCAGTGCGTTGTTTTCAGCTTGATGATTGGGTCTTATGCCGGATTTACAAGAAGAACAATACCCAGAGACCTATGGAGACAGACAAAGAGTACACCATGGAGGGCATGCTGGCAACACAACTGCCAACTTCTAGCCATCAAAATCTAAACGCTCTTACATCAAAAGCTACAAGTTATGGTTCACTGCTACAACATGAAGATAATTTCTTTGAAGGGATATTAACTGAAGGGATGCGAAGCAGTTCCAATATTTCGCAACTAGCAGTGTCGTCGAGCTTGAAGCAAAATCCTCCCATGGCGTTTCCCGTTAAACGAACGCTTCCTCCACAGTACTGGAACGAACCAAGCTCAAGAGGTTCACAGTCGGGGAAAAGGTTCCAACAGGGTGATATAAATTGTAGTAGCAGAGGTGGCAATATTGATGATACCAATTCGTTTGTTTCTTTGCTGAATCAACTACCTCAAAACACTCCGTTTTACCCTGGAAGCATGGTTGGATCCCTTGGCGATGGGGTTTCTCGGCAACAGTTTATACTCCCTGGTTCCTAGAATGTTTTGGAAGCAACTGtaactataactaatttaataattctCGGTACCTATATATTGTGTGAAATGACTCCAGCAGGGGTAAGGAAAACGTATTCTTTTGGTACTACATAGGCGAgttattgaataataatttggtCGGGGGATATAATTATTAATGGCGGCTCGGTATCCTCTgcaattatttgatgttttcagAAAAAAGAAATCTCAAGATACACATTCGAAATGAAAACTGAAGAGAATCTTGGATATTTAATACTTCTTGTCGATTTAGATTAAATGACTTATTCGTTTGTCATTTCATGTTAATAACAATCAACGTCAAAGCATTGCTGAATTCCCACATCTTCAATCCTTACTCTATGACGTCTAAGCAAATGCATgccttcttttttttgtaagaTACTAACAATTCAGAGCGCAACTCCTTATGCTTTGatgttgcttttcttttctttttacctttttgttatattagTGTTAGGTTATAATATTGTATATTAAAAAATCCGAAATACttttatctataaaataaattgtacttgtttcttatatttttatcaatataaagCGTTGAAACACATATATCCTCTTATCTAAAGGTTGAGGAGGAACTGGGGATAGTTCTAGCCATTTGTATTAAAAagatattgtaacacccccgaaaaaagggaagaagaagTATTTTCTTCGGTCCCCTGTTTCTGGTTAGCCCCTCCCCCTTCGGAAATAGTTTCTATTTCTATGTTTCTTTCTTCCTCACTTTCCCCCACTTCTTCCGTTTTGGAAATTCCTTTCAGTTTCTTAGTTAGAATGGGTGACGATATTCTGCCTAAATAGTAAACACAGGTAATAAATAACAGAATACTAAAGATTCGAGCCATAGAATTTCGAACCTGTATCCCTCGCCGGAAccgggttacggagcattaccggagttcacagatcaaacaaacagaattttcaaacatttcatatcatcaaaacaagtcatcaaagcatcattttaattcaaattataaacataccaaatccaaatcaatttgcctagttcatgagcacttaaacatagaattaaattcacatgcacctatctcgatttagttcaatttaccatgctataatatggcttcaaaaacaaaaacatatttatatgtataaaaccaaccaaaattaaacttataacctcatttacaatcaaaccacaaaataactattatttagacaccctaggtacatgccaacacaaaggataaacatcactacatttgagttcgggatcgttgttggatgctgaatctgcgatcaaaagttaagtacctaacctgcgcacgggaaacaaaaccgtacgctgagtaaaactcggtggtatttctataatccaaatatttaaagacaaaataaaagaataggcacaattaaatattaggcacaattgaatatttaaaattcacatttatttatacaatagCATTAGTCATTCAACactcaaattataaatacatcattttataCCATACTCAATTCTCATTATTTGCCATAAAATTGCTTCTCACAATATAATACACATTTCACTTAAACAACAATAATGTTCATTCCATGTCCAATTCATGAATACACAACTCATGTG
This sequence is a window from Gossypium raimondii isolate GPD5lz chromosome 5, ASM2569854v1, whole genome shotgun sequence. Protein-coding genes within it:
- the LOC105767480 gene encoding alpha-galactosidase — its product is MKMRLRANFILATVVNLWMVHTVASLWNIGISHGRHANSRFLLDNGVSRTPPMGWNSWNHFWCGINESVVMSTADALVSTGLASLGYKYVNLDDCWAESERDENGKLRGKASTFPSGIKALADYVHARGLKLGIYADAGNRTCSNQMPGSLHHEYEDAKTFAQWGVDYIKYDNCYHDGTRNRERYIAMGHALQKIKRPIHFSLCEWGQEDPAKWAGAYGHSWRTTGDINDTFASVTWIADLNNRWGRYAGPSRWNDPDMLEVGNGGMTMDEYRSHFSIWSLMKAPLLIGCDLRSVSNRTLRILGNKEVIEVNQDSLGVQGRKLRSKDGLEVWAGPLSDNRVVVVLWNRSELRALITAAWRDFGLSPNTPAIVRDLWKHKYVSMNKLDRLTASVAPHACKMYVLTPLQS
- the LOC105765929 gene encoding NAC transcription factor 56 codes for the protein MESTDSSSASAHPQLPPGFRFHPTDEELVVHYLKKKAASAPLPVTIIAEVDLYKFDPWELPSKATFGEQEWYFFSPRDRKYPNGARPNRAATSGYWKATGTDKPIVTSNGNQKVGVKKALVFYRGKPPKGIKTNWIMHEYRLIDNNSTSKPQIVDLPNRKASLRLDDWVLCRIYKKNNTQRPMETDKEYTMEGMLATQLPTSSHQNLNALTSKATSYGSLLQHEDNFFEGILTEGMRSSSNISQLAVSSSLKQNPPMAFPVKRTLPPQYWNEPSSRGSQSGKRFQQGDINCSSRGGNIDDTNSFVSLLNQLPQNTPFYPGSMVGSLGDGVSRQQFILPGS